A window of Verrucomicrobiales bacterium contains these coding sequences:
- a CDS encoding amino acid adenylation domain-containing protein, with protein sequence MKPSILQLSAKLKAVLAPTRGLHQPPLSASGTPPQSIPRIAPSRIEQPSQVSVYPASPGQQRMWFLYQCAPQTAVYCVPSALELDGTIQVDRLEEAFRAVIQRHDVLRTTFALENGDLVQRVAPDSNFRLQECVLEATPAEPLEATTERLLAAEIRRPFDLGSGSPLRGLLLQLSSERHVLMVTMHHIATDGWSMGLFWRDLELAYSSLAQGRSLLWPELPLRYVDYAVWQRERMRNQSLEDQLHYWKRNLEGLSNLELPTDRPRRAGASANGAQFVLELPQTLAQSLRDLGQREGATLFMTLLAGFQVLLHRYSGQPDIAVGTPIAGRSRQHLDSIIGFFVNTLVMRCHLSGSLGFRETLARIRECVLDAMTHQDLPFEKLVEDLAPARSASANPLFQVMFVFEANANARTSFAGTRAKSIVLPVPGSKFDLMLSVADTGKRLTTYWDYSTDLFDSTTIGRLAHHFQTLLHSIVADPEQKVAKLALLTPAERHQLLSEWNAPSTVPLDNRRVHELFEAQAMRSPEAVAVQSDDESLSYRNLNVRANQLACYLREQGVNRGTLVGISTARSLEMVISVLAILKAGGTYVPIDPDYPNARLQFVIEDTRIPILVTQEKWKGKLGSLPTRLICLDSAADSLPSQSEMNLASEGTPADAAYVNYTSGSTGRPKGVLIPHRGIVRLVQGTDYVSLGPETRLLHASPLSFDASTFELWGTLLNGGCLALMAPGPASLSHLGDAIQKHQINTLWLTAGLFHLMVEHQLEALKSVRQLIAGGDVLAPELVLKARRALPHCRLINGYGPTENTTFTCCHTIANEQELAHSVPIGRPIPHTQVYILDENREPVPVGVEGELYTGGEGVALGYLNEPDLTAERFVPDPFSPIPGARMYRTGDRARWKPDATIEFRGRLDNQVKIRGFRVELGEIESVLANHPDVTLCAVISQLDTTGGHCLAAFIVGKAEATISEHSLRAWLGERLPDYMLPSRIELRSTLPLTPNGKVDRRSLATAPRTTQAAPQGSPPTDPLELRLLELWGSVLRREGLSIDDNFFELGGHSMLAMRLFSELEQTLNLKLPLATLFQAPTIRGLARVLRDQGWTPPWQTLVPIQTKGTREPLFLIHGVGGNILGFRDLAVHLGEDQPVFGVQSVGLDGKSPPLDRVEQMAEAYLREILALQPNGPYHLCGLSFGGVVAFELAQQLKRNGHPVGLLALLDTHPPGHAELLPLRERTRERMRSWQIRVQGHLGEISKQDDWRAYLRKKSKTAQRRLKSWIWRWRYQRQSDRNPDLPTDLRDVREANTLAARRYITLPYPGKVTLLLAAEHPMSTKAALRRIWSRIALGGLEVCEVPGDHVTLIEAPNARILAQQLRSCLDAAAVTKSQAADSEG encoded by the coding sequence TTGAAGCCATCCATCCTCCAGCTCAGTGCCAAGTTGAAGGCGGTGCTGGCTCCGACGCGGGGCCTACACCAGCCTCCACTATCGGCCTCCGGAACCCCGCCGCAAAGCATACCACGAATCGCACCATCCCGCATCGAACAACCATCGCAGGTCTCCGTTTACCCGGCGTCGCCCGGCCAACAGCGCATGTGGTTTCTTTACCAGTGCGCTCCCCAGACAGCGGTCTACTGCGTCCCATCGGCCCTGGAGTTGGACGGCACCATCCAGGTGGACCGGCTTGAAGAAGCCTTCCGTGCAGTCATCCAGCGACACGACGTCCTCCGTACGACATTCGCTTTGGAAAACGGAGATCTGGTGCAGCGCGTGGCGCCGGATTCCAATTTCCGATTGCAAGAGTGTGTTCTCGAGGCAACCCCGGCGGAGCCGCTCGAGGCAACGACGGAACGCCTTTTGGCTGCGGAAATCCGCCGACCGTTTGACCTCGGCTCGGGCTCGCCGCTGCGCGGGCTGCTCCTCCAACTGAGTTCGGAGCGTCACGTATTGATGGTGACCATGCATCACATCGCCACGGACGGATGGTCTATGGGCTTGTTCTGGCGTGACCTTGAACTCGCTTATTCAAGCTTAGCACAAGGGCGATCCCTGCTCTGGCCCGAACTGCCCCTTCGCTATGTTGACTATGCGGTGTGGCAGCGGGAGCGAATGCGTAACCAGTCGCTGGAGGACCAACTGCACTACTGGAAACGGAATCTCGAAGGCCTCTCGAATCTGGAACTCCCGACCGATCGACCGCGTCGCGCCGGTGCTAGCGCCAACGGGGCGCAATTCGTGCTCGAGCTCCCCCAGACGCTGGCTCAAAGCCTGAGAGACCTCGGCCAACGGGAAGGAGCCACCCTGTTTATGACTCTGCTGGCGGGGTTCCAGGTGTTGCTTCACCGGTACAGTGGTCAGCCGGATATCGCGGTCGGGACTCCCATTGCAGGCCGCAGCCGTCAGCACCTGGACTCGATCATCGGCTTCTTTGTGAACACCTTGGTCATGCGCTGCCATCTGTCGGGAAGCCTAGGCTTTCGGGAGACCTTGGCGCGGATCAGGGAATGTGTCCTGGATGCAATGACACATCAGGACCTCCCGTTCGAGAAATTGGTGGAGGACCTCGCTCCGGCGCGCAGTGCCAGCGCCAATCCGCTCTTCCAAGTGATGTTTGTTTTCGAAGCAAATGCCAACGCCCGGACCTCGTTCGCAGGCACACGAGCGAAGTCGATCGTGCTGCCGGTTCCTGGAAGCAAGTTCGATCTGATGCTTTCCGTGGCGGACACAGGGAAACGGCTAACGACCTACTGGGATTACAGCACCGACCTGTTCGATTCCACGACGATCGGCCGCCTGGCGCATCACTTCCAAACGCTGCTGCATTCCATCGTGGCCGACCCCGAACAAAAGGTGGCCAAACTCGCGCTCCTCACCCCGGCAGAGCGCCACCAGCTGCTCTCAGAGTGGAACGCCCCTTCCACCGTGCCGCTTGACAACCGTCGCGTTCACGAACTGTTCGAGGCGCAGGCGATGCGGTCACCGGAGGCGGTGGCCGTGCAATCGGATGATGAATCGCTGAGCTATCGAAACCTCAACGTCAGGGCCAATCAGCTCGCCTGCTACCTGAGGGAGCAGGGCGTCAACCGAGGCACCCTCGTCGGCATCTCAACAGCGCGCTCACTGGAGATGGTGATCAGCGTTTTAGCAATCCTGAAGGCCGGAGGAACCTATGTTCCGATCGATCCTGATTATCCGAATGCGCGGTTGCAGTTCGTCATCGAGGACACGCGGATCCCGATCCTGGTGACACAGGAAAAATGGAAAGGCAAGCTGGGCTCGCTTCCGACCCGCCTGATCTGCCTGGATTCCGCCGCCGACAGCCTGCCGAGCCAGAGCGAAATGAATTTGGCATCCGAAGGAACACCCGCGGACGCGGCCTACGTCAACTACACCTCGGGTTCAACCGGCCGTCCCAAGGGCGTGCTGATCCCCCATCGCGGGATCGTCCGCCTGGTCCAGGGCACGGACTATGTGTCGCTGGGTCCCGAGACAAGGTTGCTCCACGCCTCCCCTCTCTCGTTCGACGCCTCGACTTTCGAACTGTGGGGCACCCTGCTCAATGGTGGCTGCCTCGCGCTCATGGCGCCTGGACCGGCCTCGCTGAGCCACCTGGGCGATGCCATCCAAAAACATCAAATCAACACCCTCTGGCTGACGGCGGGGCTCTTCCACCTGATGGTTGAGCATCAACTCGAGGCGTTGAAGTCGGTTCGACAGCTGATCGCTGGCGGAGATGTTCTCGCGCCCGAACTGGTCCTGAAAGCCCGACGCGCGCTCCCCCATTGCCGACTCATCAATGGCTATGGCCCCACGGAGAACACCACGTTCACATGCTGTCATACCATTGCCAACGAGCAAGAGTTGGCTCACAGCGTACCCATCGGCCGTCCCATACCCCACACGCAGGTCTACATTCTGGATGAGAACCGCGAGCCGGTTCCGGTGGGAGTCGAAGGAGAGCTGTACACCGGGGGGGAGGGTGTGGCGCTGGGCTATCTAAACGAGCCCGACTTAACCGCGGAGCGCTTCGTCCCAGATCCCTTTAGTCCCATACCAGGCGCCCGAATGTATCGAACCGGAGACCGGGCTCGCTGGAAACCCGACGCGACTATCGAGTTCCGTGGCCGTTTAGATAATCAGGTCAAAATCCGCGGGTTCAGAGTAGAGCTCGGAGAGATTGAGTCAGTGCTCGCGAACCATCCAGACGTCACCCTCTGCGCGGTCATCTCGCAGCTCGACACAACCGGAGGACATTGTCTGGCAGCCTTCATTGTCGGGAAGGCGGAAGCCACGATCTCGGAGCATTCACTGCGTGCGTGGCTGGGGGAAAGACTCCCCGACTACATGCTGCCGTCACGAATCGAGTTGCGATCCACCCTACCGCTGACTCCGAATGGAAAGGTGGACCGTAGATCCTTGGCTACTGCGCCCAGAACCACTCAGGCCGCCCCCCAGGGCAGTCCTCCGACAGACCCGCTGGAACTCCGTTTACTGGAGCTATGGGGAAGCGTCCTCCGTCGTGAGGGACTCAGCATCGACGACAACTTTTTCGAGCTGGGCGGACACTCCATGCTCGCGATGCGGCTCTTCTCCGAGCTGGAGCAAACACTCAATCTCAAGCTACCGCTGGCAACCTTGTTTCAAGCGCCAACAATCCGGGGGCTGGCCCGGGTGCTGCGAGATCAGGGCTGGACACCGCCCTGGCAGACATTGGTGCCCATCCAAACCAAGGGAACGCGAGAACCGCTGTTTCTGATCCACGGGGTCGGAGGAAACATCCTCGGATTTCGAGATCTCGCCGTGCACCTCGGCGAAGATCAACCGGTGTTCGGTGTGCAGTCGGTGGGGTTGGATGGCAAGTCCCCTCCGCTCGACCGCGTGGAGCAGATGGCGGAAGCTTATCTGAGGGAGATCCTCGCACTCCAGCCGAACGGGCCCTATCACCTCTGCGGTCTCTCCTTCGGCGGGGTCGTTGCGTTTGAGCTCGCGCAACAGCTGAAGAGGAATGGACATCCGGTGGGCCTCCTGGCGTTGCTCGATACCCACCCGCCGGGCCATGCCGAGTTGCTCCCACTGCGCGAGCGGACCAGGGAACGGATGAGATCTTGGCAGATCCGAGTTCAAGGTCATTTAGGTGAGATCTCGAAGCAGGACGATTGGCGCGCCTATCTGAGAAAAAAATCCAAAACGGCCCAGCGCCGGTTGAAAAGCTGGATCTGGCGGTGGCGATATCAGCGTCAGTCCGACCGAAATCCGGACTTACCGACCGACCTCCGGGATGTCCGCGAGGCCAACACCCTGGCCGCCCGCCGTTACATCACCCTGCCCTATCCCGGCAAAGTAACGCTGTTGCTAGCCGCCGAGCACCCGATGTCCACCAAGGCGGCGCTGCGCCGGATCTGGAGCCGAATCGCGTTAGGAGGATTGGAAGTGTGCGAAGTGCCAGGCGATCATGTCACGCTGATCGAGGCCCCTAACGCCAGAATCCTCGCCCAACAGCTGCGTTCGTGCTTAGACGCAGCCGCCGTCACGAAGAGCCAAGCGGCGGACTCCGAGGGTTAG
- a CDS encoding nucleoside deaminase — protein MDRAIVLARQAMDSGDGPVGCVIVKDGLVLGEGRNTVCTTRDPTAHGEMNAIKDVAQRRGDAALAGATLYTSMEPCPMCGWAILNCRIGTVVLGARHVDFHTRELGTYSLEALAGMTGRPLELITGVREAECRDLRYTALEQAVRAQSAVQLSSHGIAPGTSASAGCAVTRDSATGVRRLFRGWWSDLLGVFRRRPRD, from the coding sequence ATGGACCGAGCGATCGTGCTGGCCCGGCAGGCAATGGATTCGGGGGATGGGCCTGTGGGCTGCGTGATTGTTAAGGACGGGTTGGTCCTCGGCGAGGGGCGGAACACGGTCTGCACCACCCGTGATCCTACCGCTCACGGCGAGATGAATGCGATTAAGGATGTGGCCCAACGACGGGGCGACGCCGCATTGGCTGGTGCCACGCTCTACACCTCCATGGAACCTTGCCCGATGTGTGGCTGGGCCATTTTGAATTGCCGGATCGGCACCGTGGTGCTGGGTGCGCGGCACGTTGATTTCCATACTCGCGAACTCGGGACCTATTCGCTCGAGGCGCTCGCTGGGATGACCGGCCGCCCTCTCGAACTCATCACCGGCGTTCGGGAAGCGGAGTGCCGGGATCTGCGCTATACCGCCCTGGAGCAGGCGGTCCGAGCTCAATCCGCGGTTCAGTTGTCGTCGCATGGTATTGCACCCGGAACAAGCGCCTCCGCTGGATGCGCTGTGACTCGGGATTCGGCCACAGGAGTCCGTCGGCTGTTTCGCGGCTGGTGGAGCGATCTCCTGGGAGTTTTTCGCCGTCGACCGCGTGACTGA
- a CDS encoding TauD/TfdA family dioxygenase, giving the protein MNALSLPAALALPRQIGLRLQLDGSVAEASDQSLQLLRQVLAKHGVVCLVKQPLSPPQLQGFAGRWGEVILLPPGLALSNQEPGFPSITRVGNVRPDGSIIPSVRFAEYWHHDGDFWRPGQNFIVNFLNCVRVPATGGNTGFLDMRLAYQLLSDSEKASLADAHIWVRASEISDFKKAAPHELPPDARHPVSLPHPWTQEIALYLPDSLTGIEGPSGERLGNVEPLVERCVQRVGLHEHAWKAGDLVLMDNLQVMHRGMGGYGDSPRLLYRCQARLRCEG; this is encoded by the coding sequence ATGAACGCTCTATCACTGCCAGCGGCGCTAGCACTCCCACGCCAGATAGGCCTCCGGCTTCAACTCGACGGCAGCGTGGCAGAAGCCTCCGACCAGAGCCTTCAACTGCTCCGCCAGGTTCTGGCCAAACACGGTGTCGTATGCCTCGTCAAACAACCGCTAAGCCCGCCGCAGCTTCAGGGATTCGCGGGACGTTGGGGTGAGGTGATCTTGCTCCCACCCGGATTGGCACTCTCGAATCAGGAGCCAGGCTTCCCCAGCATCACGCGGGTCGGGAACGTGCGTCCAGACGGCAGCATCATCCCGTCGGTTCGCTTCGCTGAATACTGGCATCACGACGGTGACTTCTGGAGGCCAGGCCAGAACTTCATCGTGAACTTTTTGAATTGTGTTCGAGTCCCGGCCACGGGGGGAAACACCGGCTTCCTGGACATGCGACTCGCCTATCAATTGCTTTCCGATTCTGAGAAGGCCAGCCTCGCTGATGCCCACATCTGGGTGAGAGCCTCTGAAATCAGCGACTTCAAGAAAGCTGCCCCGCACGAATTGCCGCCGGACGCGCGGCACCCGGTGTCACTTCCGCATCCTTGGACCCAGGAGATCGCGCTCTATCTCCCCGATTCGCTGACCGGAATCGAGGGTCCCAGCGGAGAGCGCCTGGGCAACGTGGAACCTCTGGTCGAACGCTGTGTTCAACGAGTAGGGCTTCACGAACACGCCTGGAAGGCCGGCGATCTGGTGCTGATGGACAATCTGCAGGTCATGCATCGCGGCATGGGCGGATATGGAGACTCCCCTCGTCTGCTCTACCGTTGCCAAGCTCGCCTCAGATGCGAAGGATAA
- a CDS encoding amino acid adenylation domain-containing protein: MNGVENILDLGVHDLFARQVARRPEAIAAVDASGSISYAALASRAQAVSNQLIRRKLRAEQPVAVLTDRTTDLVATLLGILAAGGCYVPVDRDDPPDRIRHIINVTGCSMVIGRRERIATFREHLKFSAPDVEFLAIEDCGATSVQGAHEPADDTRSGQQNTQAPGGRRLAYILFTSGSTGLPKGVEVEHRSVINLLMAARDLIAFTESDRYFALSKIGFDISVAELFLPLLSGGTVVLGETELVMQPRQLAAALVDNQITVFQTGPSVWSILLAEVPNFPRLRVAISTGEAISPDLARRLAEVGDSVWNLYGPTETTVWATGHKLQTGPNEAPSRSKVSAPIGRPLPNVTIRILDDQLAVVPPGAEGELWIGGEALARGYCKSESLTRERFISIGDTAERFYRTGDIVAQDAEGTLHYFGRNDDQIKVRGVRIEPMEVESAILKHPQVASAAATWFTTASGSRSIVAAIVGRPNHQLDPESLHRHLQDLLTPAVIPSRFVFCDILPISPNGKIDRKAIRARVAEAPGEELTTAPQEQTTPTEKELIRIWEKTLNVRPISRDHHFFTIGGDSLSAVTMLLEAESRFDLHLSVRTVFESPTVRKLAAHIDRARAQLRDHGNEAFVFPLSPQGRGTPVFFCGVDLRMARQGMWTADCPLYSVSLWAQGKGFVEASSMEELAQIEIGILRTIQPAGPYRLAGFSFGALLALEMAHQLRRAGETVELLFLLNPSEPNAIASQRRQPSPDSRATQRPGTERQAARSTGFLTGALQAIQSQTRGVWQWLSYYRVHLYGKKSNSISILLLPKNRWPAVWYAAKRLAKHYAPQPYQGEVLAILEASQKDRSLWTELLPSSGCVQTIGTDEDGWFTQPVSARWMAAFRSRIDTQHPHPTP; encoded by the coding sequence ATGAACGGCGTAGAAAACATCCTGGATCTGGGAGTGCACGATCTCTTCGCTCGCCAGGTGGCGCGTCGGCCCGAGGCCATCGCGGCCGTGGATGCTTCCGGCTCCATCTCCTATGCGGCGCTCGCCTCCAGGGCCCAAGCCGTCTCAAACCAGCTCATCCGCCGCAAGCTTCGAGCTGAACAGCCGGTGGCGGTGCTCACCGATCGAACCACGGATCTAGTCGCCACACTCCTCGGCATTCTTGCGGCGGGCGGTTGCTACGTCCCGGTGGACAGGGACGATCCGCCGGACCGCATCCGCCACATCATTAATGTCACCGGCTGCTCGATGGTGATCGGACGCCGAGAACGCATAGCCACGTTCCGCGAGCACCTGAAGTTCTCCGCTCCCGACGTTGAGTTTCTTGCCATCGAGGACTGCGGCGCCACATCAGTACAAGGCGCCCATGAGCCCGCGGACGATACGCGATCAGGCCAGCAAAACACCCAGGCACCCGGAGGACGCCGCCTGGCCTACATCCTGTTTACCTCCGGCAGCACTGGGCTGCCGAAGGGGGTCGAAGTGGAACATCGAAGCGTGATCAACCTGCTGATGGCGGCACGCGATCTGATCGCCTTTACGGAATCAGATCGCTACTTCGCCCTGTCGAAAATCGGATTCGACATCTCGGTGGCAGAGTTGTTCCTCCCGCTGCTAAGCGGCGGAACGGTCGTGCTCGGTGAGACGGAGCTGGTCATGCAACCCCGGCAGCTTGCGGCCGCCCTGGTGGACAACCAGATCACGGTCTTCCAAACCGGACCTTCCGTCTGGTCAATCCTTCTGGCGGAGGTACCCAACTTTCCCCGTCTCCGGGTCGCAATATCCACCGGTGAAGCCATCTCGCCGGATCTGGCCCGACGCCTCGCCGAGGTCGGAGACTCGGTCTGGAATCTGTACGGCCCAACGGAAACGACGGTTTGGGCCACCGGACACAAACTCCAGACAGGCCCGAATGAGGCTCCCTCACGATCCAAGGTTTCCGCCCCCATCGGCCGCCCCCTGCCAAATGTGACGATACGCATCCTCGACGACCAGCTGGCAGTCGTGCCACCCGGAGCCGAAGGTGAATTGTGGATCGGTGGGGAGGCGCTGGCCCGCGGGTATTGCAAAAGCGAATCGCTCACGCGGGAACGGTTTATCAGCATCGGCGACACTGCTGAACGGTTCTATCGCACGGGGGACATAGTCGCTCAGGATGCCGAGGGCACACTGCACTACTTTGGCCGCAACGACGACCAGATCAAGGTGCGGGGTGTCCGCATCGAACCAATGGAAGTCGAGTCCGCGATCCTCAAGCACCCGCAGGTAGCCAGCGCAGCAGCAACCTGGTTCACCACCGCCTCGGGCTCAAGATCGATCGTGGCAGCGATCGTCGGACGCCCGAATCACCAACTCGATCCGGAATCCCTGCATCGCCATCTACAGGATCTACTCACACCCGCTGTGATCCCCTCTCGGTTCGTGTTTTGCGATATCCTGCCCATTTCGCCCAATGGCAAGATCGACCGCAAAGCCATCCGCGCCCGGGTCGCCGAAGCGCCCGGAGAGGAGCTGACCACCGCCCCTCAAGAGCAGACAACTCCAACCGAGAAGGAATTGATCCGCATCTGGGAAAAGACGCTGAATGTAAGACCTATCAGCCGGGATCATCACTTCTTCACCATCGGAGGCGACTCGCTATCGGCGGTCACCATGCTGCTGGAGGCCGAGTCCAGGTTCGATCTACATCTCTCGGTTCGCACCGTTTTCGAATCGCCTACAGTACGAAAGCTGGCGGCACACATCGACCGCGCACGCGCCCAGCTCCGCGACCATGGCAACGAGGCCTTCGTGTTTCCCCTTTCGCCTCAAGGCCGAGGAACCCCCGTGTTCTTTTGCGGCGTGGATTTGAGAATGGCGCGCCAGGGCATGTGGACGGCGGATTGCCCACTTTATTCTGTTTCGCTATGGGCGCAAGGAAAGGGGTTCGTGGAGGCGAGTTCCATGGAGGAACTGGCACAGATCGAGATCGGAATTCTCCGAACGATTCAGCCCGCGGGCCCTTACCGGCTGGCCGGGTTCTCCTTTGGAGCGCTGCTCGCCCTGGAGATGGCGCACCAGTTGCGGCGCGCCGGAGAGACAGTAGAGCTGCTCTTCCTGCTCAATCCTTCCGAGCCGAACGCCATCGCTTCCCAGCGTCGCCAGCCCTCGCCGGATTCCCGGGCCACCCAACGGCCCGGCACCGAACGCCAAGCCGCCCGCTCAACCGGATTCCTTACCGGGGCGCTGCAGGCCATCCAGTCCCAGACGAGAGGGGTCTGGCAATGGCTGAGCTATTACCGCGTCCATCTCTACGGAAAAAAGAGCAACTCCATCTCGATCCTGTTGCTCCCCAAGAACCGCTGGCCGGCCGTCTGGTATGCCGCTAAGCGGCTGGCGAAGCACTACGCCCCGCAACCCTACCAGGGCGAGGTCCTGGCGATCCTGGAGGCCAGCCAAAAGGATCGCAGCCTGTGGACCGAGCTACTCCCGTCCTCGGGATGCGTTCAGACCATTGGCACGGACGAGGATGGCTGGTTCACGCAACCGGTCAGCGCTCGATGGATGGCCGCCTTCCGGTCCCGAATCGACACCCAGCATCCGCACCCCACCCCATGA
- a CDS encoding cytochrome P450 — protein MPWLANWVTSTTNTMQDLLRRYPKAYARVRETLSRHPLPPGDYAILDVLERTNRDALRLRAERLGPIFKGIAWGELNVCIVGLERCRRFTQANRADLRVQTMELEHLIPKGFICAMEGEDHREIRKATYRAQRTSASCPHEAEQTTAVLESITAAGLKDYLDRAEEHGNSPDAFSTSLSGIATAMLIWVYFGAKPGTVEHRRIQEHLHNLGPYGLVWNPQVRQEKAFQAFLADLQGEAAKLRAGSGGLSKSGLLAKMAEDGSVDDSMLGNLIYQVEMGRSDMKNFFRWLTRHASDQPTLLDRIASEPAAPEGQLTLSESFVMETLRTDQSERLMRRALRDIVFDGFLIPRGATVRLCLWESHHGTDAFEEPHQFKPDRFVEGTPGNDVFAPFGVDHHQCPMGGLVLKLGLIFLRQLAQNYGIRVITPGPPVRGAYHWEPAPRFAVQLTKR, from the coding sequence ATGCCTTGGCTTGCCAATTGGGTCACCTCGACCACGAACACGATGCAGGACCTTCTTCGGAGGTATCCTAAGGCGTACGCCCGCGTGCGTGAGACTCTGTCCCGTCATCCGCTGCCCCCCGGTGACTACGCTATCCTCGACGTCCTGGAACGGACCAACCGCGATGCGCTGCGGTTGCGAGCGGAACGGCTGGGGCCCATTTTCAAAGGCATCGCCTGGGGCGAACTCAACGTCTGCATCGTGGGCCTGGAGCGGTGTCGACGATTCACCCAGGCCAATCGCGCGGACCTGCGGGTTCAAACCATGGAACTCGAGCACCTCATCCCCAAAGGCTTTATCTGCGCAATGGAGGGAGAGGATCATCGCGAGATTCGGAAAGCGACCTACCGGGCTCAGCGCACCTCGGCCTCCTGCCCCCACGAAGCCGAGCAAACTACAGCGGTGCTGGAGTCGATCACGGCGGCTGGGTTGAAGGACTATCTAGACCGTGCTGAAGAGCACGGCAACTCGCCGGACGCCTTCAGCACTTCCCTGTCGGGCATCGCGACAGCGATGCTGATCTGGGTCTACTTCGGAGCCAAGCCCGGCACCGTTGAACATCGACGAATTCAGGAGCACTTGCACAACCTTGGTCCGTACGGACTGGTCTGGAATCCGCAAGTCCGCCAGGAAAAGGCGTTCCAAGCCTTCTTGGCAGATCTTCAGGGCGAAGCTGCCAAGCTTCGCGCCGGATCGGGAGGACTGTCGAAAAGCGGGCTACTCGCGAAAATGGCTGAGGATGGCTCGGTCGATGACTCGATGCTGGGGAACCTGATCTATCAAGTGGAGATGGGCCGTTCCGACATGAAGAACTTCTTTCGCTGGCTCACTCGCCACGCGAGCGATCAGCCGACGCTACTCGATCGCATCGCTTCCGAACCGGCCGCGCCTGAGGGACAGTTGACGCTGTCGGAGTCTTTTGTGATGGAAACCCTTCGAACGGACCAAAGTGAGCGTTTGATGCGACGCGCCCTGCGTGATATAGTCTTCGACGGTTTCCTGATTCCACGGGGAGCGACGGTGCGGCTGTGTCTCTGGGAGTCCCATCATGGGACAGACGCGTTTGAAGAACCGCACCAATTCAAGCCGGATCGTTTTGTGGAAGGAACCCCCGGCAACGATGTATTCGCGCCGTTCGGAGTGGATCATCATCAGTGTCCAATGGGAGGACTGGTATTGAAGCTCGGTCTCATCTTTCTGCGCCAGCTGGCGCAGAATTATGGTATCCGTGTCATTACCCCCGGACCTCCGGTCCGCGGGGCCTATCATTGGGAACCTGCTCCCCGGTTCGCAGTGCAGTTGACGAAGCGTTAG
- a CDS encoding PEP-CTERM sorting domain-containing protein, whose translation MQPFLPKVLAVSVSAAALSLITTSASAQTADVTKPGDTIILVNGTNDTDGNAGAPPAGEVVEHAIDNVGQKYLNFLDIGSGFAVAPSAGSTIVTGLRLFTANDAVERDPASYLLEGSSSLDGVWTTISSGDLALPAERNAGGANDLSTAFSQEITFANTAAYGAYRLTFPTLKNAEAANSMQIAEVELLGVVVPEPSTFALLGLAGLASLALKRRKA comes from the coding sequence ATGCAGCCGTTTCTTCCTAAGGTGCTGGCCGTGTCTGTTTCGGCCGCCGCCCTTTCCCTGATCACCACCTCCGCCTCGGCCCAGACTGCGGATGTAACCAAGCCCGGAGACACCATCATCTTGGTCAATGGCACCAACGACACTGACGGCAACGCCGGCGCTCCTCCCGCGGGCGAAGTGGTCGAGCACGCCATCGACAATGTTGGCCAGAAGTACCTGAACTTCCTCGACATCGGATCCGGCTTCGCTGTGGCTCCGTCGGCGGGAAGCACCATCGTGACCGGCCTGCGCTTGTTCACGGCCAATGATGCCGTGGAGCGCGATCCGGCCAGCTACCTGCTCGAAGGTTCTTCCTCCCTCGATGGCGTGTGGACCACCATCTCCTCCGGTGATCTCGCCCTCCCCGCCGAGCGCAATGCTGGCGGCGCCAACGATCTGTCGACCGCGTTCTCCCAGGAGATCACGTTCGCCAACACCGCGGCATATGGAGCCTATCGCCTGACCTTCCCGACGCTCAAGAATGCTGAAGCTGCGAACAGCATGCAGATCGCCGAAGTCGAATTGCTCGGCGTCGTGGTTCCTGAGCCCAGCACGTTCGCGTTGCTCGGCCTCGCTGGCCTCGCCAGCCTCGCCCTGAAGCGTCGCAAAGCTTAA